A genomic region of Macaca thibetana thibetana isolate TM-01 chromosome 14, ASM2454274v1, whole genome shotgun sequence contains the following coding sequences:
- the RPS6KA4 gene encoding ribosomal protein S6 kinase alpha-4 isoform X1: MGDEDEDESCAVELRITEANLTGHEEKVSVENFELLKVLGTGAYGKVFLVRKAGGHDAGKLYAMKVLRKAALVQRAKTQEHTRTERSVLELVRQAPFLVTLHYAFQTDAKLHLILDYVSGGEMFTHLYQRQYFKEAEVRVYGGEIVLALEHLHKLGIIYRDLKLENVLLDSEGHIVLTDFGLSKEFLTEEKERTFSFCGTIEYMAPEIIRSKAGHGKAVDWWSLGILLFELLTGASPFTLEGERNTQAEVSRRILKCSPPFPPRIGPVAQDLLQRLLCKDPKKRLGAGPQGAQEVRNHPFFQGLDWAALAARKIPAPFRPQIRSELDVGNFAEEFTRLEPVYSPPGSPPPGDPRIFQGYSFVAPSILFDHNNAVMTDVLEAPGAGDPPGRAAVARSAMMQDSPFFQQYELDLREPALGQGSFSVCRRCRQRQSGQEFAVKILSRRLEANTQREVAALRLCQSHPNVVNLHEVHHDQLHTYLVLELLRGGELLEHIRKKRHFSESEASQILRSLVSAVSFMHEEAGVVHRDLKPENILYADDTPGAPVKIIDFGFARLRPQSPGVPMQTPCFTLQYAAPELLAQQGYDESCDLWSLGVILYMMLSGQVPFQGASGQGGQSQAAEIMCKIREGRFSLDGEAWQGVSEEAKELVRGLLTVDPTKRLKLEGLRDSSWLQDGSARSSPPLRTPDVLESSGPAVRSGLNATFMAFNRGKREGFFLKSVENAPLAKRRKQKLRSATASRRGSPAPAAPGRAPTAAKGAPRRANGPLPPS; encoded by the exons ATGGGGGACGAAGACGAGGATGAGAGCTGCGCCGTGGAGCTGCGGATCACTGAAG CCAACCTGACCGGGCACGAGGAGAAGGTGAGCGTGGAGAACTTCGAGCTGCTCAAGGTGCTGGGCACGGGAG CCTACGGCAAGGTGTTCCTGGTGCGGAAGGCGGGCGGGCATGACGCGGGGAAGCTGTACGCCATGAAGGTGCTGCGCAAGGCGGCGCTGGTGCAGCGCGCCAAGACGCAGGAGCACACGCGCACCGAGCGCTCCGTGCTGGAGCTGGTGCGCCAGGCGCCCTTCCTGGTCACGCTGCACTACGCTTTCCAGACGGATGCCAAGCTGCACCTCATCCTGG ACTATGTGAGCGGCGGAGAGATGTTCACCCACCTCTACCAGCGCCAGTACttcaaggaggctgaggtgcgcgTGTATGGGGGTGAGATCGTGCTGGCCCTGGAACACCTGCACAAG CTCGGCATCATTTACCGAGACCTGAAACTGGAGAATGTGCTGCTGGACTCCGAGGGCCACATTGTCCTCACGGACTTCGGGCTGAGCAAGGAGTTCCTGACGGAGGAG AAAGAGCGGACCTTCTCCTTCTGTGGCACCATTGAGTACATGGCCCCGGAAATCATCCGTAGCAAGGCGGGTCATGGCAAG GCTGTGGACTGGTGGAGCCTGGGCATCTTGCTCTTCGAGCTGCTGACGGGAGCCTCGCCCTTCACCCTGGAGGGTGAGAGGAACACGCAGGCTGAGGTGTCTCG ACGGATCCTGAAgtgctcccctcccttcccccctcgGATCGGGCCCGTGGCGCAGGACCTGCTGCAGCGGCTGCTTTGCAAGGATCCCAAGAAGCGATTGGGCGCGGGGCCCCAGGGGGCACAGGAAGTCCGGAACCACCCTTTCTTCCAG GGCCTAGATTGGGCTGCTCTGGCTGCCAGGAAGATTCCAGCCCCATTCCGGCCCCAAATCCGCTCAGAGCTGGATGTGGGCAACTTTGCAGAGGAATTCACTCGGCTGGAGCCTGTCTACTCACCCCCTGGCAGCCCCCCACCTGGGGACCCCCGCATCTTTCAG GGATACTCCTTTGTGGCACCCTCCATCCTCTTCGACCACAACAATGCGGTGATGACCGATGTGCTGGAAGCGCCTGGTGCTGGAGACCCGCCAGGTCGGGCAGCGGTGGCCAGGAGCGCTATGATGcag GACTCGCCCTTCTTCCAGCAGTACGAGCTGGACCTGCGGGAGCCTGCTCTGGGCCAGGGCAGCTTCTCTGTGTGTCGCCGCTGCCGCCAGCGCCAGAGCGGCCAGGAGTTCGCAGTCAAGATCCTCAGTCGCAG gctggaggcgAACACGCAGCGCGAAGTGGCTGCCCTGCGCCTGTGCCAGTCACATCCCAACGTGGTGAATCTGCACGAGGTGCATCACGACCAG CTGCACACGTACCTGGTTCTGGAGCTACTGCGGGGTGGGGAGCTGCTGGAGCACATCCGCAAGAAGCGGCACTTCAGTGAGTCGGAAGCGAGCCAGATCCTGCGCAGCCTCGTGTCAGCCGTGAGCTTCATGCACGAGGAGGCGGGCGTGGTGCACCGCGACCTCAAGCCAGAG AACATCCTGTACGCTGACGACACGCCCGGGGCCCCGGTGAAGATCATCGACTTCGGGTTCGCGCGGCTGCGGCCGCAGAGTCCCGGGGTGCCCATGCAGACGCCCTGCTTCACGCTGCAGTACGCTGCCCCGGAGCTGCTGGCCCAGCAGGGCTACGACGAGTCCTGCGACCTTTGGAGCCTGGGTGTCATTCTG TACATGATGCTGTCGGGGCAGGTCCCCTTCCAGGGGGCCTCTGGCCAGGGCGGGCAGAGCCAGGCGGCCGAGATCATGTGCAAAATCCGCGAAGGGCGCTTCTCCCTTGACGGGGAGGCCTGGCAGGGCGTATCCGAGGAAGCCAAGGAGCTGGTCCGAG GGCTCCTGACTGTGGACCCCACCAAGCGGCTGAAGCTCGAGGGACTGCGGGACAGCTCGTGGCTGCAAGACGGCAGTGCGCGCTCCTCGCCCCCGCTCCGGACGCCCGACGTGCTCGAGTCCTCTGGGCCCGCAGTGCGCTCGGGTCTCAACGCCACCTTCATG GCGTTCAACCGGGGCAAGCGGGAGGGCTTCTTCCTGAAGAGCGTGGAGAACGCACCCCTGGCCAAGCGGCGGAAGCAGAAGCTGCGGAGCGCCACCGCCTCCCGCCGGGGCTCCCCCGCACCAGCCGCCCCGGGTCGAGCCCCCACCGCCGCCAAGGGGGCCCCCCGCCGAGCCAATGGCCCCCTGCCCCCCTCCTAA
- the RPS6KA4 gene encoding ribosomal protein S6 kinase alpha-4 isoform X2 produces the protein MKVLRKAALVQRAKTQEHTRTERSVLELVRQAPFLVTLHYAFQTDAKLHLILDYVSGGEMFTHLYQRQYFKEAEVRVYGGEIVLALEHLHKLGIIYRDLKLENVLLDSEGHIVLTDFGLSKEFLTEEKERTFSFCGTIEYMAPEIIRSKAGHGKAVDWWSLGILLFELLTGASPFTLEGERNTQAEVSRRILKCSPPFPPRIGPVAQDLLQRLLCKDPKKRLGAGPQGAQEVRNHPFFQGLDWAALAARKIPAPFRPQIRSELDVGNFAEEFTRLEPVYSPPGSPPPGDPRIFQGYSFVAPSILFDHNNAVMTDVLEAPGAGDPPGRAAVARSAMMQDSPFFQQYELDLREPALGQGSFSVCRRCRQRQSGQEFAVKILSRRLEANTQREVAALRLCQSHPNVVNLHEVHHDQLHTYLVLELLRGGELLEHIRKKRHFSESEASQILRSLVSAVSFMHEEAGVVHRDLKPENILYADDTPGAPVKIIDFGFARLRPQSPGVPMQTPCFTLQYAAPELLAQQGYDESCDLWSLGVILYMMLSGQVPFQGASGQGGQSQAAEIMCKIREGRFSLDGEAWQGVSEEAKELVRGLLTVDPTKRLKLEGLRDSSWLQDGSARSSPPLRTPDVLESSGPAVRSGLNATFMAFNRGKREGFFLKSVENAPLAKRRKQKLRSATASRRGSPAPAAPGRAPTAAKGAPRRANGPLPPS, from the exons ATGAAGGTGCTGCGCAAGGCGGCGCTGGTGCAGCGCGCCAAGACGCAGGAGCACACGCGCACCGAGCGCTCCGTGCTGGAGCTGGTGCGCCAGGCGCCCTTCCTGGTCACGCTGCACTACGCTTTCCAGACGGATGCCAAGCTGCACCTCATCCTGG ACTATGTGAGCGGCGGAGAGATGTTCACCCACCTCTACCAGCGCCAGTACttcaaggaggctgaggtgcgcgTGTATGGGGGTGAGATCGTGCTGGCCCTGGAACACCTGCACAAG CTCGGCATCATTTACCGAGACCTGAAACTGGAGAATGTGCTGCTGGACTCCGAGGGCCACATTGTCCTCACGGACTTCGGGCTGAGCAAGGAGTTCCTGACGGAGGAG AAAGAGCGGACCTTCTCCTTCTGTGGCACCATTGAGTACATGGCCCCGGAAATCATCCGTAGCAAGGCGGGTCATGGCAAG GCTGTGGACTGGTGGAGCCTGGGCATCTTGCTCTTCGAGCTGCTGACGGGAGCCTCGCCCTTCACCCTGGAGGGTGAGAGGAACACGCAGGCTGAGGTGTCTCG ACGGATCCTGAAgtgctcccctcccttcccccctcgGATCGGGCCCGTGGCGCAGGACCTGCTGCAGCGGCTGCTTTGCAAGGATCCCAAGAAGCGATTGGGCGCGGGGCCCCAGGGGGCACAGGAAGTCCGGAACCACCCTTTCTTCCAG GGCCTAGATTGGGCTGCTCTGGCTGCCAGGAAGATTCCAGCCCCATTCCGGCCCCAAATCCGCTCAGAGCTGGATGTGGGCAACTTTGCAGAGGAATTCACTCGGCTGGAGCCTGTCTACTCACCCCCTGGCAGCCCCCCACCTGGGGACCCCCGCATCTTTCAG GGATACTCCTTTGTGGCACCCTCCATCCTCTTCGACCACAACAATGCGGTGATGACCGATGTGCTGGAAGCGCCTGGTGCTGGAGACCCGCCAGGTCGGGCAGCGGTGGCCAGGAGCGCTATGATGcag GACTCGCCCTTCTTCCAGCAGTACGAGCTGGACCTGCGGGAGCCTGCTCTGGGCCAGGGCAGCTTCTCTGTGTGTCGCCGCTGCCGCCAGCGCCAGAGCGGCCAGGAGTTCGCAGTCAAGATCCTCAGTCGCAG gctggaggcgAACACGCAGCGCGAAGTGGCTGCCCTGCGCCTGTGCCAGTCACATCCCAACGTGGTGAATCTGCACGAGGTGCATCACGACCAG CTGCACACGTACCTGGTTCTGGAGCTACTGCGGGGTGGGGAGCTGCTGGAGCACATCCGCAAGAAGCGGCACTTCAGTGAGTCGGAAGCGAGCCAGATCCTGCGCAGCCTCGTGTCAGCCGTGAGCTTCATGCACGAGGAGGCGGGCGTGGTGCACCGCGACCTCAAGCCAGAG AACATCCTGTACGCTGACGACACGCCCGGGGCCCCGGTGAAGATCATCGACTTCGGGTTCGCGCGGCTGCGGCCGCAGAGTCCCGGGGTGCCCATGCAGACGCCCTGCTTCACGCTGCAGTACGCTGCCCCGGAGCTGCTGGCCCAGCAGGGCTACGACGAGTCCTGCGACCTTTGGAGCCTGGGTGTCATTCTG TACATGATGCTGTCGGGGCAGGTCCCCTTCCAGGGGGCCTCTGGCCAGGGCGGGCAGAGCCAGGCGGCCGAGATCATGTGCAAAATCCGCGAAGGGCGCTTCTCCCTTGACGGGGAGGCCTGGCAGGGCGTATCCGAGGAAGCCAAGGAGCTGGTCCGAG GGCTCCTGACTGTGGACCCCACCAAGCGGCTGAAGCTCGAGGGACTGCGGGACAGCTCGTGGCTGCAAGACGGCAGTGCGCGCTCCTCGCCCCCGCTCCGGACGCCCGACGTGCTCGAGTCCTCTGGGCCCGCAGTGCGCTCGGGTCTCAACGCCACCTTCATG GCGTTCAACCGGGGCAAGCGGGAGGGCTTCTTCCTGAAGAGCGTGGAGAACGCACCCCTGGCCAAGCGGCGGAAGCAGAAGCTGCGGAGCGCCACCGCCTCCCGCCGGGGCTCCCCCGCACCAGCCGCCCCGGGTCGAGCCCCCACCGCCGCCAAGGGGGCCCCCCGCCGAGCCAATGGCCCCCTGCCCCCCTCCTAA